One region of Monomorium pharaonis isolate MP-MQ-018 chromosome 11, ASM1337386v2, whole genome shotgun sequence genomic DNA includes:
- the LOC105830297 gene encoding kinesin-like protein KIF12 isoform X3, whose protein sequence is MVLVKNPSPTRGPSPQRENGKRSKGRGGRSGGRGSRGNSPGDRTGSRGNSPGKSGGSTKGKEKSTLLRSQGNEAGSIERLIDGDKRIIATKHLLPENNINVVVRVRPLSNKEIKSGDEMAVQFPGDGQIYCDAVTSSGDKKPKVFSYNVVFEPNATQEDILQYSGMKNLIEMAVEGFSCTAFCYGQTGSGKTHTLTGPPRLFEKTNPYSEDHGLVFRSFVYLFKVLQEHEKCNFVLKASFLEIYNEKVIDLLNPGTSRKPLAVRWSKKTRGFFVENLFTVECEELDDLLAVLEEGMRNRSIGTHNMNEYSSRSHSILTVTITSEQAMENGVFISKQGKINFVDLAGSEMTKKTQSEGKTLEEANNINKSLMVLGYCISSLSDGKRKGGHIPYRDSKLTKLLADSLAGNGVTLMIACVSPARSNANETLNTLRYAARAKKISTKPIIVMDPREALILSLKREVGALQTENEHLRMTLHLSEVQNMNRSESKSGRLIPVTPPPVDLDKLAEMESSELSQLIQAYITENEALRRENAELYATRDQVIRDQELVCRENERLLRKLEDVNSVCCRSPIIPARPSYSAELLNDNNEDVPGATNVWTNPNAAPSPVYSFSKNALGSGLGSGLYRSTGGMPEKVLKELDKRRIVGSYNNIAEAYKDKSNHRRHNSWDNSNRSMISPEQRISSSETNQHTW, encoded by the exons ATGGTGCTGGTGAAAAATCCGTCCCCGACGCGCGGCCCGAGCCCCCAACGAGAAAATGGGAAGAGGTCGAAGGGACGAGGAGGACGGAGTGGAGGACGGGGCTCGCGAGGAAACAGCCCTGGCGACCGAACTGGTTCTCGAGGAAATAGTCCAGGAAAGAGCGGCGGCTCCACCAAGGGAAAGGAGAAGAGTACGCTGTTACGCTCGCAGGGTAACGA GGCCGGTAGCATCGAGAGATTAATAGACGGCGATAAGCGGATAATTGCGACCAAGCATCTACTTCcagaaaacaatattaatgtcGTCGTCAG AGTTCGACCGCTCAGTAATAAGGAAATTAAATCCGGTGATGAAATGGCCGTGCAATTTCCCGGCGATGGACAGATATAT TGCGACGCGGTTACGAGCAGCGGCGACAAAAAGCCGAAGGTATTCTCGTACAATGTTGTTTTCGAGCCAAATGCCACGCAGGAGGATATCCTCCAGTACTCCGGTATGAAAAATCTCATCGAAATGGCGGTGGAAGGCTTCAGCTGCACCGCGTTTTGTTACGGACAGACCGGAAGTGGCAAAACGCATACCCTGACTGGACCTCCGAGACTC TTCGAAAAAACGAATCCATACTCGGAGGACCATGGTCTGGTCTTCCGTTCCTTCGTCTACCTATTCAAAGTCCTTCAAGAACACGAGAAGTGCAACTTTGTGCTGAAGGCTTCCTTCCTGGAAATCTATAACGAGAAG GTGATAGATCTTTTGAATCCCGGTACTTCGAGGAAACCTTTGGCAGTCCGGTGGAGTAAAAAGACGCGCGGATTCTTCGTCGAGAACCTCTTCACGGTCGAATGTGAGGAACTGGACGATCTTCTAGCGGTTCTCGAAGAAG GAATGAGAAATAGATCGATCGGTACGCACAATATGAACGAATATTCCAGCAGAAGCCACTCGATTTTGACTGTAACTATAACTTCTGAGCAGGCA ATGGAGAACGGTGTGTTCATCTCGAAACAaggcaaaattaatttcgtggaTCTCGCCGGGAGCGAAATGACGAAGAAAACTCAAAGCGAGGGCAAGACCTTGGAAGAGGCGAACAATATCAACAAGAGCCTCATGGTATTAG GCTACTGCATCTCTTCCTTGAGCGATGGAAAGCGGAAGGGCGGCCACATCCCTTATCGGGACAGTAAGCTGACGAAGCTTTTGGCCGACAGTCTCGCCGGAAATGGCGTCACGTTAATG ATCGCCTGCGTTTCGCCGGCTCGTTCGAACGCCAACGAAACGTTGAACACCTTGAGGTATGCCGCTAGAGCCAAGAAGATCTCCACGAAGCCCATCATAGTGATG GATCCACGCGAAGCTCTGATTCTCAGCTTGAAGCGCGAGGTCGGTGCACTTCAGACGGAAAACGAGCATTTAAGGATGACCCTTCATCTCAGCGAAGTCCAAAATATGAACCGCAGCGAATCGAAAA GCGGAAGATTGATACCCGTGACACCGCCGCCGGTCGATCTCGACAAATTGGCCGAGATGGAGAGCTCGGAGCTGAGCCAACTGATCCAGGCGTACATCACCGAGAACGAGGCGCTGCGACGCGAGAACGCAGAGCTGTACGCCACGCGGGATCAGGTGATACGGGACCAGGAACTCGTTTGTCGGGAAAACGAGAGGCTGCTCAGGAAGCTAGAGGATGTAAATTC GGTGTGCTGTCGATCGCCCATTATACCGGCGAGACCCTCGTATTCGGCGGAATTGTTGAACGATAACAACGAAGATGTACCCGGCGCGACCAACGTCTGGACGAATCCGAACGCAGCACCTAGTCCGGTATACTCCTTCTCAAAG AATGCGCTCGGTAGTGGACTCGGTAGTGGACTATACAGATCAACTGGCGGTATGCCAGAGAAGGTGCTCAAGGAGCTCGACAAACGCAG